One genomic region from Parachlamydia acanthamoebae encodes:
- a CDS encoding cation:proton antiporter yields MEAHTFLIQLVLILFSARLFGEVAAYFQIPSVIGELVAGIIIGPSVLGLIEISNPIHLLAQIGIILLLFEVGIETDIGHLSSAGVKALIVAVGGVVLPFILGFLISYYSFAFSLLASLFIASTLTATSIGITLRVLRDLKKQNSQEAQIIIGAAVLDDIIGIVLLAMLYEFSVSGEINLLSTGKVLLFIILFFFISPILAKAVSQIIRKWDEKSDIPGLLPTTIVSLILLFAWTAHYLGAPELLGGFAAGLALSRQFFFPFAAFLHESKEFSHRVEKQMRPIVHLFTPIFFVAIGLSLDLKAVNWQSMYIWALTGSLVLVAVIGKLFSAFFLKGEKRIMQFIIGTAMIPRGEVGLIFANVGLNAGVLKSDVYAAIILVITITTLLAPFSLRWLYNYSEKSTAN; encoded by the coding sequence ATGGAAGCACACACATTCTTAATTCAGCTTGTTTTAATCTTGTTTTCAGCTCGGTTGTTTGGTGAGGTTGCAGCCTACTTTCAGATTCCTTCAGTCATTGGCGAATTAGTCGCCGGTATTATCATCGGTCCAAGTGTTTTGGGATTAATTGAGATCAGCAATCCTATTCACCTCTTGGCTCAGATCGGTATAATCCTGCTTCTTTTTGAAGTTGGCATTGAAACTGATATCGGTCATTTATCTTCAGCAGGCGTAAAAGCCCTCATTGTTGCTGTGGGAGGTGTCGTTTTACCTTTTATACTGGGCTTTTTAATTAGCTACTACTCATTCGCTTTCTCCCTTTTGGCGAGTCTCTTCATTGCTAGCACTCTTACAGCTACGAGTATCGGGATTACTTTGAGAGTTCTGCGAGACTTAAAAAAGCAAAATAGCCAGGAAGCCCAGATCATCATCGGAGCTGCTGTTCTTGATGATATCATCGGAATCGTTTTGCTCGCGATGCTTTATGAATTTTCAGTCAGTGGAGAAATCAACTTACTGAGCACAGGGAAGGTCTTACTCTTCATTATCCTCTTTTTCTTTATCTCCCCCATATTGGCTAAAGCCGTTTCACAAATTATCAGAAAGTGGGATGAAAAAAGTGACATTCCGGGTCTTTTACCTACAACAATCGTTTCTCTCATCCTCTTATTTGCTTGGACAGCTCATTATTTAGGAGCTCCAGAGCTTCTTGGCGGATTTGCAGCTGGACTAGCCTTGTCTAGACAATTTTTTTTCCCATTTGCTGCGTTTTTACACGAGTCTAAAGAATTTAGTCATCGCGTTGAAAAGCAGATGAGACCTATTGTGCATTTATTCACCCCCATTTTCTTTGTGGCAATCGGTCTATCTTTAGACCTTAAAGCTGTAAACTGGCAGTCCATGTACATTTGGGCATTAACCGGTTCTTTGGTATTGGTTGCAGTCATCGGGAAGTTATTTTCTGCGTTTTTTCTCAAAGGAGAAAAACGGATCATGCAGTTTATCATTGGAACTGCCATGATTCCCCGCGGTGAAGTTGGCTTGATTTTTGCGAATGTCGGGCTTAATGCGGGTGTCTTAAAGAGCGACGTGTACGCAGCTATCATTCTCGTGATTACGATTACGACATTATTAGCCCCATTTTCTTTAAGATGGCTTTACAACTACTCTGAAAAAAGCACCGCTAATTAA
- a CDS encoding quinone oxidoreductase family protein: MKAIVVSQYGDPEVLSYQDADIGKPGKGQVLVRLAYAGVNFVEIYQRRGTYPRTLPYIPGSEASGIIEAVGEGVEDFKVGDHVAYVHQPGAYAEASIINAKSLIPLPSSFSLEQGAAFPLQGMTAHYLLHEFRKPKQGDVVLIHAAAGGMGLLLVQWARHLGARVIGTVSTEEKAKAARQAGATDVILYNEKDFAVETKRLTDGHGADLIIDGVGKTTFKGNLEAAALRGHIVIYGAASGPAEPIPPNALMVRSLTVSGGSLPNYLLTRDEMLQRAHSVIKGIQEGWLKLTIDKVIPLDQVAEAHRLLENRQTIGKIVLKIKA; the protein is encoded by the coding sequence ATGAAAGCTATTGTTGTCAGTCAGTATGGGGATCCTGAAGTTTTAAGCTATCAAGATGCAGACATAGGTAAACCTGGAAAAGGACAGGTGCTCGTTCGATTAGCCTATGCTGGAGTTAATTTTGTGGAAATCTACCAACGAAGAGGAACGTATCCAAGAACGCTTCCATATATTCCTGGTTCTGAAGCTTCAGGAATTATTGAGGCAGTAGGAGAAGGGGTTGAAGACTTCAAAGTTGGTGATCATGTTGCTTATGTGCATCAACCTGGGGCTTACGCTGAAGCAAGTATTATTAATGCAAAAAGTTTGATTCCTTTACCCAGCAGTTTTTCTTTAGAGCAAGGTGCTGCATTCCCTTTGCAAGGCATGACAGCCCATTATCTGTTGCATGAATTTCGCAAGCCAAAGCAGGGAGACGTGGTGCTTATCCATGCAGCAGCAGGTGGAATGGGACTGCTTCTGGTTCAGTGGGCACGTCATTTAGGAGCGCGAGTCATTGGGACTGTTTCGACTGAAGAAAAGGCAAAAGCTGCCCGCCAAGCTGGAGCTACAGACGTTATTCTGTATAATGAAAAAGATTTTGCGGTAGAAACTAAACGTTTAACAGATGGTCATGGGGCCGATCTCATCATTGATGGGGTAGGAAAAACAACGTTTAAGGGAAATTTAGAGGCCGCGGCTTTGCGTGGTCATATCGTTATTTATGGGGCAGCAAGTGGTCCTGCAGAACCTATTCCCCCAAATGCACTAATGGTTCGTTCGTTGACAGTCTCAGGAGGTAGTCTTCCGAATTATTTACTTACGCGAGATGAAATGCTTCAACGAGCTCACTCAGTCATCAAAGGGATTCAAGAAGGATGGTTAAAGCTGACAATTGACAAAGTGATTCCTTTAGATCAGGTTGCGGAAGCTCATCGATTGCTGGAAAATCGTCAAACAATAGGAAAAATTGTTTTGAAGATCAAAGCATAA
- a CDS encoding VOC family protein — MDYVGIDHVVLTVKSIEASLHFYCAILGMQEVTFGNNRKAILCGAQKFNLHEMGKEFEPKAAHPLPGSLDICLIVKTPLVDIIEHLQKHHIKIIEGPVERTGARGKILSVYIRDPDLNLVEMSNYLN, encoded by the coding sequence ATGGACTATGTTGGAATCGATCATGTTGTATTGACAGTCAAGTCGATTGAAGCAAGTCTTCATTTTTATTGTGCCATTCTAGGTATGCAAGAAGTCACGTTTGGAAACAATCGAAAAGCAATTTTATGTGGAGCGCAAAAGTTCAATCTTCACGAGATGGGTAAGGAATTTGAACCAAAAGCTGCCCATCCTCTTCCCGGTTCATTGGATATTTGTCTGATAGTCAAAACTCCCTTAGTCGATATCATTGAGCACTTACAAAAGCATCATATTAAAATCATTGAAGGGCCTGTTGAGCGTACTGGGGCTAGAGGTAAAATCTTGTCCGTTTATATCCGTGATCCCGATTTGAATTTAGTCGAAATGTCTAATTACCTGAATTGA
- a CDS encoding DUF6492 family protein, whose product MQRFIHVFIFIFFHLIQGSLPAQQYSFTDEAIDVVIPCTAKDLEILNFCIAGLKANCAQIRRIIVVSSHPLTDQAEWFDEANFPFNKAEIAFHLLKGDTNASQYYLQDPARLGWYYQQMLKYYAAFVIPDISSNILILDSDTIFLNPVEFLRADFGGLYNPGTEYHKTYFEHADRFLPGLRRLYPEHSGISHHMLFQAPVLQELFTAVENYHKMPLWQAFCRCVSEDYTLASGASEFEIYFNFVFSRTNQVKLRHLKWKNVSNLKHLSQYKAQGYHYVSCHAWSRI is encoded by the coding sequence ATGCAGCGTTTTATCCATGTTTTTATTTTTATTTTTTTCCATTTGATTCAGGGCTCCTTGCCTGCTCAACAATACTCTTTTACAGACGAAGCTATTGATGTGGTCATTCCCTGTACTGCGAAAGATTTAGAAATTCTGAATTTTTGCATTGCGGGTCTCAAAGCAAACTGTGCTCAAATTCGACGTATCATTGTTGTTTCTTCGCATCCTTTAACCGATCAGGCTGAGTGGTTTGATGAAGCAAACTTTCCCTTCAATAAAGCTGAGATTGCATTTCATCTTTTAAAAGGAGATACCAATGCTTCTCAGTATTATCTACAAGATCCTGCGAGGTTGGGTTGGTATTATCAACAGATGTTGAAATACTACGCAGCGTTTGTGATTCCCGATATTTCCTCAAACATATTAATTTTGGATTCAGACACCATTTTTTTAAATCCAGTTGAGTTTTTGAGAGCCGATTTTGGAGGATTGTATAATCCTGGAACGGAATATCACAAAACTTATTTTGAGCATGCCGATCGTTTTCTTCCTGGGCTAAGACGTTTATATCCTGAACATTCAGGAATTTCCCATCACATGCTTTTTCAAGCACCTGTCTTGCAGGAATTATTCACAGCCGTTGAAAACTATCACAAAATGCCTTTATGGCAGGCTTTTTGTCGATGCGTGAGTGAGGATTATACACTTGCGTCTGGAGCATCCGAATTTGAGATCTATTTTAATTTTGTTTTCTCTAGAACGAATCAAGTCAAGTTGCGGCATTTGAAATGGAAAAATGTTTCGAATTTGAAGCATTTATCTCAGTATAAAGCACAAGGTTATCACTACGTATCTTGTCATGCATGGTCAAGAATTTAG
- a CDS encoding alpha/beta hydrolase family protein → MKWVTFVLIFLSACQFATGFSEDSPFKHYSIEQFLNTKNYVGGVISFDDSKVIFSSDETGIFNIYSKDIQNPKGELKSLTASDDSAIFVVSTFPKDDRFLYTSDGAGNELNHIFLWENAQSSRDLTPYSGAKAEFMGWSQDLNSFFFLSNHRDPKYMDLYEMEIEDFTSKLLFKNEQGFEVDCISPDKRSIIVRKIIKNNNYQLFLHDVATKGLKAIMPHAEDFCLIGAGFSLDSKTLYFMTNENDEFYFLCAYALESGHIEILEKYDWDIKSCYFSHYGKYRVTIVNEDGCAVLKVYDQEAQKPVQFSGMPEGNITLAKISSSEKWMLFGVNNCDSPNNLYVCHLPDGSIHPFTDSLSLDIDQRNLVKGEVIRYPSYDGLMIPALYYKPKIIERGQKIPALIWVHGGPGGQSCVGYSSLIQYLVNHGYAVIAVNNRGSSGYGKTFYEAADRKHGEADLDDCIWAKKFLISTGYVDADKIGMIGGSYGGYMTLAALAFRPSEMAVGVDLFGLSNWISTLKKIPAWWEYQRESLYQKIGDPEKDTAYLESISPLFHAKNITKPLLVIQGANDPRVLQAESDQIVEAVSKNGTPYRYEIYQDEGHGFTKKQNKISSSKIILEFLDEYLKKSIFEEENS, encoded by the coding sequence ATGAAATGGGTGACATTTGTTTTAATTTTTCTTTCTGCGTGTCAGTTCGCAACGGGATTTTCCGAGGATAGTCCTTTTAAGCACTATAGTATTGAGCAATTCTTAAATACAAAAAACTATGTAGGAGGAGTGATCTCCTTTGATGATTCAAAAGTGATCTTCTCAAGTGATGAAACCGGCATTTTTAATATTTACTCTAAGGACATTCAAAATCCCAAAGGGGAGTTAAAGTCCTTAACAGCATCTGATGACAGTGCTATTTTTGTCGTTTCGACCTTTCCTAAAGATGATCGATTTCTTTATACCTCTGATGGAGCCGGCAATGAGCTTAACCACATTTTTTTGTGGGAGAATGCGCAGTCTTCGCGAGATTTAACTCCTTATTCAGGAGCTAAAGCTGAGTTTATGGGATGGAGCCAGGACTTAAACAGCTTTTTCTTTTTGTCCAACCATCGAGATCCTAAATATATGGATCTGTATGAAATGGAGATAGAAGATTTTACATCAAAACTGCTCTTTAAAAATGAACAAGGGTTTGAGGTCGATTGTATTTCTCCGGATAAACGCTCTATTATTGTTCGAAAGATCATTAAAAATAACAACTATCAACTTTTTTTACATGATGTAGCGACTAAAGGGCTCAAGGCGATAATGCCTCATGCAGAGGATTTCTGTTTAATAGGTGCTGGATTTAGTCTAGATTCTAAAACCCTTTACTTTATGACAAATGAAAATGATGAGTTCTACTTTCTTTGCGCGTATGCTCTCGAATCAGGACATATTGAAATCCTGGAAAAGTATGATTGGGATATCAAATCTTGTTACTTTTCTCATTATGGGAAATATCGTGTAACGATTGTAAATGAGGATGGATGCGCTGTCTTAAAAGTCTATGATCAGGAAGCACAAAAACCCGTTCAATTTTCAGGAATGCCAGAAGGCAATATCACGCTAGCCAAGATTTCAAGCAGTGAAAAATGGATGTTATTCGGAGTGAATAATTGCGATTCACCAAATAATTTATATGTTTGTCATTTGCCTGATGGATCCATTCACCCATTTACAGATTCTTTAAGTCTCGATATCGATCAAAGAAATCTCGTAAAGGGTGAAGTTATTCGATATCCTTCTTACGATGGATTAATGATCCCGGCGCTCTATTACAAACCCAAAATCATTGAGAGAGGCCAAAAGATTCCTGCGTTAATATGGGTTCATGGTGGGCCAGGTGGGCAATCTTGTGTCGGATACAGTTCTCTCATTCAATATCTTGTTAACCATGGTTATGCTGTAATAGCTGTTAATAATCGAGGGAGCAGCGGATATGGTAAAACATTTTATGAGGCTGCAGATCGTAAACATGGTGAAGCCGATTTAGATGATTGTATCTGGGCTAAGAAATTTCTTATTTCAACAGGTTATGTCGATGCCGATAAGATTGGAATGATTGGAGGAAGCTACGGAGGCTATATGACTCTTGCCGCCCTTGCGTTTCGTCCCTCAGAGATGGCTGTTGGCGTGGATCTGTTTGGATTGTCAAATTGGATCAGCACTCTGAAAAAAATTCCCGCTTGGTGGGAATATCAAAGGGAGAGCCTCTATCAAAAAATTGGTGATCCGGAAAAAGATACGGCTTATCTTGAAAGTATTTCACCTCTCTTTCATGCAAAAAATATCACTAAACCTCTTTTGGTAATACAGGGGGCTAATGATCCCAGAGTTCTGCAAGCAGAATCTGATCAAATTGTCGAAGCTGTTAGTAAAAATGGGACGCCCTATCGCTACGAAATTTATCAAGATGAAGGGCATGGTTTTACAAAGAAACAAAATAAGATTTCCTCTTCCAAAATTATTTTAGAGTTTTTAGATGAATACTTAAAGAAATCTATTTTTGAGGAAGAAAACTCCTAA
- a CDS encoding MgtC/SapB family protein translates to MFNQQLMLSDVEILLRLFLAAILGGMIGLERERGSWFAGLRTHMLVCMGSTLFMIVSQYGFNGILQKELVVLDPSRISAQVASGIGFLGAGTILFWKNAIRGLTTAASLWAVAAVGLSIGGGLYLAGVGMTIMIFIVLAGIKPLEKIFFKKKFISEIRFAIAPKISLIALDEILQKSALRLANLQVEILKDKEVIHLFFYSNLGSESIVILEALKNLPGIEKIETYESDKVDIQSGSSS, encoded by the coding sequence ATGTTTAATCAGCAATTAATGCTTTCTGATGTGGAGATTCTTTTAAGGTTATTTCTTGCCGCAATTTTGGGCGGCATGATCGGCTTAGAAAGAGAGAGGGGAAGCTGGTTTGCAGGTTTAAGAACCCATATGTTGGTGTGTATGGGCTCCACATTATTTATGATCGTTTCACAATATGGTTTTAATGGAATTTTACAAAAAGAACTTGTTGTCCTTGATCCGTCGCGTATCTCAGCTCAGGTTGCAAGTGGAATTGGATTTCTTGGAGCAGGAACAATTCTGTTTTGGAAAAATGCCATAAGAGGACTTACAACAGCTGCTAGTTTATGGGCTGTTGCAGCCGTAGGTCTTTCTATCGGGGGTGGGCTCTACCTCGCAGGGGTTGGAATGACGATCATGATCTTTATTGTCTTGGCTGGAATCAAACCCCTTGAGAAAATTTTCTTTAAGAAAAAATTTATTAGCGAAATCAGATTTGCTATTGCACCGAAAATTTCACTTATTGCTTTAGATGAGATTTTACAAAAATCGGCTTTGCGTTTAGCCAATTTGCAGGTGGAAATTTTAAAAGATAAAGAAGTGATTCATTTATTTTTTTATTCTAATTTGGGTTCTGAATCTATTGTAATTTTAGAAGCTCTAAAAAATTTACCTGGCATAGAAAAAATCGAAACCTATGAAAGCGATAAAGTCGATATACAAAGTGGTAGCAGCTCGTAA
- a CDS encoding LA_2272 family surface repeat-containing protein — MKQIIIVFATCLFFSFTNVSADESDTCACSVPLSVSLFSPIQTSPKEACVKGVRLNLIFGENAGVTGLDLGLLNFCHGDVKGLEIGAMNFVQKDFAGAQLGFVNLVKGDFYGFQRALFNQVKGDFYGIQEGLINVVGQNLRGIELGWINVAREIHGVQFGFFNFSRNVEGLQLGIVNYTNSLKGVQIGILNIQTNRRYVKVLPILNVNF, encoded by the coding sequence ATGAAACAAATTATTATAGTATTTGCAACTTGCCTGTTTTTTAGTTTTACAAATGTGTCTGCGGACGAATCGGATACCTGCGCATGCTCAGTTCCTCTTTCTGTTTCGTTGTTTTCGCCCATTCAAACATCTCCGAAAGAAGCTTGTGTAAAGGGTGTGAGATTAAATCTAATTTTTGGAGAAAATGCGGGGGTAACGGGATTAGATCTCGGACTGTTGAATTTTTGCCATGGAGATGTCAAAGGGCTTGAAATTGGTGCAATGAACTTTGTTCAAAAGGATTTTGCTGGAGCACAATTAGGTTTTGTCAATTTAGTCAAAGGCGATTTCTACGGTTTCCAGCGTGCGTTGTTCAATCAAGTAAAAGGAGATTTTTACGGTATTCAAGAAGGTCTTATCAATGTCGTTGGACAAAACCTACGAGGGATTGAACTTGGATGGATTAATGTCGCCCGTGAAATTCATGGCGTTCAATTTGGTTTTTTCAATTTTTCTCGCAATGTTGAAGGCTTACAATTGGGAATCGTCAATTATACAAACTCTCTTAAAGGGGTTCAGATTGGGATTTTGAATATTCAAACAAACCGACGCTATGTCAAAGTTCTCCCCATCTTAAATGTGAATTTTTAA